In Pseudomonas hamedanensis, a single window of DNA contains:
- the aceE gene encoding pyruvate dehydrogenase (acetyl-transferring), homodimeric type: MQDLDPVETQEWLDALESVLDKEGEDRAHYLMTRMGELATRSGSQLPYAITTPYRNTIPVTHEARMPGDLFMERRIRSLVRWNAMAMVMRTNLRDSDLGGHISSFASSATLYDIGFNYFFQAPTDEHGGDLIYFQGHTSPGVYARAFMEGRITEDQMNNFRQEVDGQGLSSYPHPWLMPDFWQFPTVSMGLGPIQAIYQARFMKYLEHRGFIQPGKQKVWCFLGDGECDEPESLGAISLAGREKLDNLIFVINCNLQRLDGPVRGNGKIIQELEGVFRGAQWNVTKVIWGRFWDPLLAKDVDGILQRRMDEVIDGEYQNYKAKDGAFVREHFFNTPELKAMVADLSDDEIWKLNRGGHDPYKVYAAYHEAVNHKEQPTVILAKTIKGYGTGAGEAKNTAHNTKKVDVESLKLFRDRFDIPVKDEELENLPFFKPEPNSAEGRYLAERRAALGGFVPQRRAQSFSVPTPDLDTLKAILDGSGDREISTTMAFVRILAQLVKDKEIGPRIVPIIPDEARTFGMEGMFRQLGIYSSVGQLYEPVDKDQVMFYKEDQKGQILEEGINEAGAMSSFIAAGTSYSSHNQPMLPFYIFYSMFGFQRIGDLAWAAGDSRTRGFLIGGTAGRTTLNGEGLQHEDGHSHLLAATIPNCRTYDPTYGYELAVIIQDGMKKMTEEQQDIFYYITVMNESYQQPAMPAGAEEGIKKGMYLLEEDTRDAAHHVQLMGSGTILREVREAAKILREEFNVGADVWSVTSFNELRRDGLAVERSNRLKPGQKPKLSYVEECLNGRKGPVIASTDYMKLFAEQIRQWVPSKEFKVLGTDGFGRSDSRKKLRHFFEVDRHFVVLAALEALADRGDIEPKVVAEAIVKFGIDPEKRNPLDC, encoded by the coding sequence CTGGAATCGGTTCTCGACAAAGAAGGCGAAGACCGTGCTCACTATCTGATGACCCGTATGGGTGAACTGGCGACCCGCAGCGGTTCGCAGCTCCCTTACGCCATCACCACGCCTTACCGCAACACGATCCCCGTGACCCACGAAGCACGCATGCCTGGCGACCTGTTCATGGAACGCCGCATTCGCTCGCTGGTACGCTGGAACGCGATGGCCATGGTAATGCGCACAAACCTGCGAGATTCGGACCTGGGCGGTCACATCTCCAGCTTCGCTTCCAGTGCGACCCTGTATGACATCGGCTTCAACTACTTCTTCCAGGCCCCGACCGACGAACACGGCGGCGACCTGATCTACTTCCAGGGCCACACCTCGCCAGGCGTTTACGCCCGTGCATTCATGGAAGGCCGCATCACTGAAGACCAGATGAACAACTTCCGCCAGGAAGTCGACGGTCAGGGCCTGTCGTCCTACCCGCACCCTTGGCTGATGCCTGATTTCTGGCAGTTCCCGACCGTATCGATGGGTCTGGGTCCGATCCAGGCGATCTACCAGGCGCGCTTCATGAAGTACCTGGAACACCGCGGTTTCATCCAGCCGGGCAAACAGAAAGTCTGGTGCTTCCTGGGCGATGGCGAGTGCGACGAGCCGGAATCCCTGGGCGCGATCTCCCTGGCCGGCCGCGAGAAGCTGGACAACCTGATTTTCGTCATCAACTGCAACCTGCAGCGCCTCGACGGCCCGGTTCGCGGCAACGGCAAGATCATCCAAGAACTCGAAGGCGTGTTCCGCGGTGCCCAGTGGAACGTGACCAAAGTCATCTGGGGCCGTTTCTGGGACCCACTGCTGGCCAAAGACGTCGACGGTATCCTGCAACGCCGCATGGACGAAGTCATCGACGGCGAGTACCAGAACTACAAAGCCAAAGACGGCGCGTTCGTGCGTGAGCACTTCTTCAACACGCCTGAACTCAAGGCGATGGTTGCAGACTTGTCCGACGACGAGATCTGGAAACTCAACCGTGGCGGCCACGACCCGTACAAGGTCTACGCGGCGTACCACGAAGCGGTCAACCACAAAGAACAACCGACCGTCATCCTCGCCAAGACCATCAAGGGTTATGGCACCGGTGCCGGCGAAGCGAAAAACACTGCGCACAACACCAAGAAGGTTGACGTCGAGAGCCTGAAGCTGTTCCGCGACCGCTTCGACATTCCGGTCAAGGACGAAGAGCTGGAGAACCTGCCGTTCTTCAAGCCGGAGCCGAACAGCGCCGAAGGCCGTTACCTCGCCGAGCGTCGTGCTGCCCTGGGCGGTTTCGTGCCTCAGCGCCGCGCACAGAGCTTCAGCGTACCGACCCCGGATCTGGACACCCTCAAGGCCATCCTCGATGGCTCGGGCGACCGCGAAATCTCCACCACCATGGCCTTCGTGCGGATCCTTGCGCAACTGGTCAAGGACAAGGAAATCGGCCCGCGCATCGTTCCGATCATCCCGGACGAAGCCCGTACCTTCGGTATGGAAGGCATGTTCCGCCAGCTGGGCATCTACTCCTCCGTCGGCCAGCTCTACGAGCCAGTCGATAAAGACCAGGTGATGTTCTACAAGGAAGACCAGAAAGGTCAGATCCTTGAAGAAGGCATCAACGAAGCGGGCGCCATGAGCTCGTTCATCGCTGCCGGTACTTCGTACTCCAGCCACAACCAGCCGATGCTGCCGTTCTACATCTTCTATTCGATGTTCGGCTTCCAGCGGATCGGCGATCTAGCCTGGGCCGCTGGCGACAGCCGTACCCGTGGCTTCCTGATCGGCGGCACCGCCGGCCGTACCACCCTGAACGGTGAAGGCCTGCAGCACGAAGACGGTCACAGCCACCTGCTGGCCGCGACCATCCCGAACTGCCGCACCTACGATCCGACCTACGGCTACGAGCTGGCGGTGATCATTCAGGACGGCATGAAGAAGATGACCGAAGAGCAACAGGACATCTTCTATTACATCACCGTGATGAACGAGTCGTACCAGCAGCCAGCCATGCCGGCCGGTGCCGAAGAAGGCATCAAGAAAGGCATGTATCTGCTCGAAGAAGACACTCGCGATGCGGCGCACCACGTTCAGTTGATGGGCTCCGGCACCATCCTGCGCGAAGTGCGTGAAGCGGCGAAGATCCTGCGTGAAGAGTTCAACGTCGGCGCTGACGTGTGGAGTGTTACCAGCTTCAACGAACTGCGTCGTGACGGCCTGGCCGTAGAGCGCAGCAACCGTCTCAAGCCTGGCCAGAAGCCTAAGCTGAGCTACGTCGAAGAGTGCCTGAACGGCCGTAAAGGCCCGGTCATCGCCTCTACCGACTACATGAAACTGTTCGCCGAGCAGATCCGTCAGTGGGTTCCGTCCAAGGAATTCAAAGTCTTGGGCACCGACGGTTTCGGCCGCAGCGACAGCCGCAAGAAACTGCGTCATTTCTTCGAAGTCGACCGTCATTTCGTGGTGTTGGCAGCCCTGGAAGCACTGGCTGACCGTGGTGATATCGAACCTAAAGTGGTGGCCGAGGCCATCGTCAAGTTCGGCATCGACCCGGAAAAACGCAACCCACTGGACTGCTGA
- the aceF gene encoding dihydrolipoyllysine-residue acetyltransferase: MSELIRVPDIGSGEGEVIELFVKVGDRIEADQSILTLESDKASMEVPAPKAGVIKSLKVKLGDRLKEGDELLELEVEGAAEAAPAPAAAPAAKTEEKPAAAPAAAAPAAAPAAASVQQVHVPDIGSSGKAQIIEIQVKVGDTVEADQSLITLESDKASMEIPSPAAGVVKAISVKLNDEVGTGDLILDLEVAGAAAPAAAAPAQAAAPAAAAAPAPAAAPAAPAADTVQDIHVPDIGSAGKAKIIEVLVKAGDTVEADQSLITLESDKASMEIPSPAAGVVESVSIKLDDEVGTGDLILKLKVKGAAPAAAPAPAAAPSAPAPAAAAPAAPAAAAAPAAAPAKPGAKVHAGPAVRQLAREFGVELSAVGASGPHGRILKEDVQVYVKAMMQKAKEAPAAAGATGGAGIPPIPVVDFSRFGEIEEVPMTRLMQVGAANLHRSWLNVPHVTQFDSADITELEAFRVAQKAVAEKAGVKLTILPLLLKTCAHLLKELPDFNSSLAPSGKAIIRKKYVNIGFAVDTPDGLLVPVIKNVDQKSLLQLAAEAASLAEKARTKKLSSDEMQGACFTISSLGHIGGTGFTPIVNAPEVAILGVSKATIQPVWDGKAFQPKLMLPLSLSYDHRVINGAAAARFTQRLGSLLGDIRTILL; encoded by the coding sequence GTGAGCGAACTCATTCGCGTACCTGACATCGGCAGCGGTGAAGGTGAAGTAATTGAACTGTTTGTGAAGGTCGGCGACCGTATCGAAGCCGATCAGAGCATCCTGACCCTGGAATCGGACAAGGCCAGCATGGAAGTGCCCGCCCCGAAGGCCGGCGTCATCAAGAGCCTGAAAGTGAAGCTGGGCGACCGCTTGAAAGAAGGCGACGAACTGCTGGAGCTGGAAGTCGAGGGCGCCGCTGAAGCCGCCCCGGCCCCCGCTGCTGCGCCAGCCGCCAAAACTGAAGAAAAACCTGCTGCCGCACCTGCTGCCGCCGCACCCGCCGCTGCTCCTGCTGCCGCTTCGGTACAGCAAGTGCATGTGCCGGACATCGGTTCGTCGGGCAAGGCGCAGATCATCGAGATACAAGTCAAGGTCGGCGACACCGTCGAGGCTGACCAATCGCTGATCACGCTTGAATCCGACAAGGCGAGCATGGAAATCCCGTCGCCTGCCGCTGGCGTGGTCAAGGCCATCAGCGTCAAGCTCAACGACGAAGTCGGCACCGGCGACCTGATTCTGGATCTGGAAGTGGCAGGTGCTGCGGCCCCTGCTGCTGCCGCTCCGGCTCAGGCTGCCGCGCCTGCTGCTGCCGCTGCGCCAGCCCCGGCGGCGGCTCCGGCCGCGCCGGCCGCTGACACTGTTCAGGACATTCATGTCCCGGACATCGGTTCGGCAGGCAAGGCGAAGATCATCGAAGTGCTGGTCAAGGCGGGCGATACCGTCGAAGCCGACCAGTCGCTGATCACCCTGGAATCCGACAAGGCGAGCATGGAAATTCCATCGCCTGCCGCCGGCGTGGTCGAAAGCGTTTCGATCAAGCTGGATGACGAAGTGGGCACCGGCGATCTGATTCTGAAGCTGAAAGTCAAAGGCGCGGCACCTGCTGCTGCCCCGGCTCCAGCGGCTGCGCCAAGCGCTCCGGCCCCTGCCGCTGCTGCTCCGGCTGCACCGGCTGCCGCCGCCGCTCCAGCCGCTGCACCGGCCAAGCCAGGCGCGAAAGTTCACGCCGGCCCCGCCGTGCGTCAACTGGCCCGTGAGTTCGGCGTCGAGCTGAGCGCCGTCGGCGCCAGCGGTCCGCACGGTCGCATCCTGAAAGAAGACGTGCAGGTTTACGTCAAGGCAATGATGCAGAAGGCCAAGGAAGCACCGGCCGCTGCTGGCGCTACCGGTGGCGCGGGCATCCCGCCGATCCCGGTCGTCGACTTCAGCCGTTTCGGCGAAATCGAAGAAGTGCCGATGACCCGCCTGATGCAGGTCGGCGCGGCCAACCTGCACCGCAGCTGGCTGAACGTGCCACACGTGACGCAATTCGACTCGGCAGATATCACCGAGCTGGAAGCCTTCCGTGTCGCGCAAAAAGCCGTGGCCGAGAAGGCTGGCGTCAAACTGACCATCCTGCCGCTGCTGCTCAAGACCTGCGCGCATTTGCTCAAGGAATTGCCGGACTTCAACAGTTCGCTGGCACCAAGCGGCAAGGCGATCATCCGCAAGAAATACGTGAACATCGGCTTCGCCGTCGACACCCCGGATGGCCTGCTCGTACCGGTCATCAAGAACGTCGACCAGAAGAGCCTGCTGCAACTGGCGGCCGAAGCGGCTTCGCTGGCTGAGAAAGCCCGCACCAAGAAGCTGTCCTCGGACGAGATGCAAGGCGCCTGTTTCACCATTTCCAGCCTCGGTCACATTGGCGGCACCGGCTTCACGCCGATCGTCAACGCGCCGGAAGTGGCGATCCTCGGTGTTTCCAAGGCTACCATCCAGCCTGTCTGGGATGGCAAAGCCTTTCAGCCGAAGCTGATGCTGCCATTGTCGCTGTCCTACGATCACCGCGTGATCAATGGTGCAGCAGCAGCACGCTTCACCCAGCGTCTGGGCAGCCTGTTGGGCGACATCCGCACGATCCTGCTGTAA